A region from the Rosa rugosa chromosome 6, drRosRugo1.1, whole genome shotgun sequence genome encodes:
- the LOC133715406 gene encoding putative disease resistance protein At3g14460, giving the protein MAELVAGALLSSFLSVWFDRLASHQVKDFIRGQKTTEGLLKKLEIKLLSVNKVLDDAEEKQIRDPTVRKWLEELKDVVYAAGDVLDEINTEALRRKLEVDQSGSSSACCQVPKIMYSTWFNKFERTLERRIVEILDRLEFIINQKDVLGLKQGVQVTQQARMRETTSLVDDSDVYGRDEDKETIIALLLSDDATEDKVGVVSIVGMGGIGKTTLAQLVYNDARVKEEFDLRAWVCVSDDFDILRITQAIYASITSQTCAITELDLLQVKLKEALTTKKFLIVLDDIWNENYNNWDLLRLPFGSGAHGSKILVTTRSSAVASTMGTLPTYYLGHVSDEDCWLLFARHAFRNADALTTEHPDLANIGRKIVQKCNGLPLAAKSLGGLLRTKLDIEEWQKILDSEIWELSERESNILPALWLSYHYLPSHLKSCFACCSMFPKDYNFTKSELVLLWLADDLLQPTQKKTVEEVGEDYFNYLVSRSFFQRSLGPHIESSITKQDLIYCESSLTMHDLINDLAKFVSGDFCLRLEDKVNDGSFNIIGKTRQISYMKTGNHGFEFDALYKSKSLHTFLSFPVNPQYQYRFEMPRVLYFLLPTLQYLRFLNLSQYYVRELPSSIGNLKHLRHLDLSYSSIERLPDTLCTLYNMQSLLLGNCRALVQLPTNLGRLIKLRHLDISNRWGSTTIKNMPQDVGNLKSLQLLSNFVLAKDTGHSVVELKELQNLHQTLCISGLDHIFCDGDALEANLRVKKYLNGLVLKWGGDTDSSEKDRKVLEKLQPHTNLRELKIESYGGTIFPNWVGDHSFSNLALVIIRFCTCCSLPPLGQLPSLVKLEIEGLNEVVSIGLEFCGSNTCGIRPFRSLKELKFKDMSEWKEWCYVGGKQEEGGIFPNLCRLHLQNCPKLTEILPLDNLPKLEEISLFGLMSFGGSFSLESQCPKFLCLSELVIRNCPNFVCFPDEGMDAPQLKSICIENCVKFRSLPDGMHTLLPSLEYLHIDSCPELELFPEGGLPPSLKSLEFGCNKTLYANSKQWGVQRLKSLTALSIIFVECEGMVDSFPEEGLLPTTLTHFHLSNHLNLTTIDGKALGHLKSLKRLIISNCPKLKCFSEEGLPTSLSRLEIAKCPLLEQRCQREKGEDWPKISHIPSIYICD; this is encoded by the coding sequence GAAGTGGCTTGAGGAGCTCAAAGATGTTGTGTATGCTGCAGGAGATGTGCTGGATGAGATCAACACTGAAGCTCTGCGGCGCAAGCTTGAAGTTGATCAATCTGGAAGTAGCAGCGCATGTTGCCAGGTACCGAAAATCATGTACTCCACTTGGTTCAATAAATTTGAAAGAACTCTTGAACGAAGGATAGTGGAGATTCTAGACAGATTGGAATTTATTATAAACCAAAAGGATGTGCTTGGTTTGAAACAAGGTGTTCAAGTTACACAACAAGCAAGGATGCGTGAAACTACTTCTCTGGTAGATGATTCTGATGTCTACGGAAGGGACGAGGACAAGGAAACCATCATTGCATTGTTGCTGTCTGATGATGCCACTGAAGATAAGGTAGGCGTTGTTTCTATTGTGGGCATGGGTGGGATTGGAAAAACCACCCTTGCTCAACTTGTGTACAATGATGCCAGAGTAAAGGAAGAGTTTGATCTCCGAGCTTGGGTTTGTGTTTCGGATGATTTTGATATTCTTAGAATAACACAAGCAATTTATGCATCAATCACTTCACAAACTTGTGCTATCACTGAACTAGATCTGCTTCAAGTTAAACTTAAGGAGGCTTTGACAACCAAGAAATTTCTCATTGTTCTTGATGATATTTGGAATGAAAACTACAATAATTGGGATCTTTTAAGACTGCCTTTTGGATCTGGAGCCCATGGAAGTAAGATTCTTGTCACAACGCGTAGTTCAGCTGTTGCATCTACAATGGGAACTCTTCCAACTTACTATTTAGGCCATGTATCTGACGAAGATTGTTGGCTGTTATTTGCAAGACATGCTTTCAGAAATGCAGATGCACTTACTACTGAACATCCAGATCTTGCAAATATCGGAAGAAAAATAGTTCAAAAGTGTAATGGTCTTCCTTTGGCAGCCAAATCCCTTGGAGGTCTCTTGCGCACTAAACTAGATATTGAGGAATGGCAAAAGATATTAGATAGTGAGATATGGGAGTTGTCAGAGAGGGAGAGTAACATCTTGCCAGCTCTTTGGTTGAGCTATCACTATTTACCTTCACATCTTAAGAGTTGTTTTGCGTGTTGTTCGATGTTTCCCAAAGATTATAATTTCACCAAATCCGAATTGGTTCTTTTGTGGCTAGCTGATGATCTCTTGCAACCCACACAGAAAAAGACAGTAGAAGAAGTTGGAGAGGACTACTTCAATTATCTAGTCTCGAGATCATTTTTTCAACGATCATTGGGTCCTCATATTGAGTCATCTATCACCAAGCAAGACCTCATATATTGTGAGTCATCTCTCACCATGCATGACCTTATAAATGACTTGGCAAAGTTTGTATCAGGGGATTTTTGTTTGAGGTTGGAGGACAAGGTTAATGACGGCTCATTCAACATTATAGGCAAAACTCGTCAGATTTCCTACATGAAAACAGGTAATCATGGCTTTGAATTTGATGCTTTATATAAATCCAAGTCTTTGCATACCTTCCTATCTTTTCCAGTAAATCCTCAATATCAATATCGGTTTGAAATGCCAAGGGTTCTATATTTTTTATTGCCAACATTACAATACTTGCGATTCCTCAACTTATCACAGTACTATGTTAGGGAATTGCCTAGTTCAATTGGCAACTTGAAACATCTGAGGCACTTGGACTTGTCTTATAGTTCAATAGAAAGGTTACCTGATACATTGTGCACATTGTATAATATGCAAAGCTTATTATTGGGGAATTGTCGTGCTCTTGTTCAGTTACCAACCAACTTGGGAAGACTAATCAAGTTGAGACATCTTGATATCAGCAATCGCTGGGGTAGTACAACCATAAAAAACATGCCACAAGATGTTGGTAACTTGAAAAGTCTCCAATTGTTAAGTAACTTTGTGTTGGCCAAAGATACAGGGCATAGTGTTGTGGAGTTAAAGGAGCTTCAGAATTTGCACCAAACACTTTGTATCTCAGGACTTGACCACATTTTCTGTGATGGAGATGCTTTGGAGGCGAACTTGAGGGTCAAGAAGTATCTGAATGGACTAGTGTTGAAATGGGGAGGTGATACTGACAGTTCAGAAAAAGATAGAAAAGTGCTGGAGAAGCTCCAACCTCACACGAACCTAAGAGAACTCAAGATTGAATCTTATGGGGGCACAATATTTCCAAATTGGGTAGGAGATCATTCTTTCTCAAATTTAGCATTGGTTATAATTAGATTCTGTACATGTTGTTCCTTGCCACCACTTGGGCAGCTACCTTCCCTCGTAAAGCTAGAAATTGAAGGGTTAAATGAAGTGGTGTCCATAGGTCTTGAGTTTTGCGGTAGCAATACTTGTGGAATTAGGCCATTTAGATCTCTCAAAGAACTGAAGTTCAAGGATATGTCAGAGTGGAAAGAGTGGTGTTATGTAGGAGGTAAACAAGAAGAAGGTGGAATTTTTCCGAATCTTTGCAGGCTGCATTTGCAGAACTGCCCCAAGCTAACAGAGATATTACCTTTAGACAACCTACCGAAGCTTGAAGAAATATCTTTGTTCGGTCTGATGTCATTTGGTGGTTCATTTTCACTAGAATCTCAATGCCCTAAGTTCCTCTGCCTCAGTGAGTTGGTCATACGTAACTGCCCAAACTTTGTATGCTTTCCAGATGAAGGGATGGATGCGCCCCAATTGAAGTCAATATGTATAGAAAACTGTGTGAAATTTCGGTCATTACCAGACGGAATGCACACCCTTCTCCCATCTCTTGAGTATCTGCACATAGATAGTTGTCCAGAACTGGAATTATTTCCTGAAGGGGGGTTGCCGCCATCATTAAAATCACTCGAGTTTGGATGTAACAAAACACTATATGCTAACAGCAAGCAGTGGGGTGTACAAAGACTCAAATCACTTACAGCATTGTCAATCATTTTTGTGGAATGTGAAGGGATGGTGGATTCATTTCCAGAGGAGGGGTTGCTTCCCACCACTCTTACCCATTTCCACTTGTCCAATCATCTGAATCTTACTACAATTGATGGCAAGGCTTTGGGACACCTCAAATCTCTTAAACGGTTGATCATTTCAAATTGCCCCAAGCTCAAGTGTTTTTCAGAAGAAGGGCTACCCACTTCTCTTTCCCGGTTGGAAATTGCAAAATGTCCTCTGCTGGAACAAAGATGtcagagagagaagggagaagATTGGCCCAAGATTTCTCATATCCCTTCCATATACATTTGTGATTAG